The following are encoded in a window of Primulina eburnea isolate SZY01 chromosome 4, ASM2296580v1, whole genome shotgun sequence genomic DNA:
- the LOC140830090 gene encoding uncharacterized protein, which produces MEVSTNTVFRPPVLDGSNYALWKVKMRVFIKSIEERAWQRVLDGWSPPKLEDADGDTRLKPENAWEILQKHCEGTASVRKTRLRMVTSKFESLRMEDNESILEYDCRLRQLSNESHGLGDPIPNERLVNKVLRSLPERFNVKICAIEESKDTSTINLDELMSSLKTLQRSKVRTFEMNLDLQRKDNGKTIAFEASTESYDEILQISKEVDKSDLGEESISLFTKKFGDYLKTMREKKKIGQKSELPNNTTFAKAQKLTPMKGQFRPKTEVQIQSNVRNLDSVQCRECSGYGHYANECANRLRKNKGMTVTLSDEESDDDQGLSESENHTSLSSVIKEKRSMQINPLVVATGVAIPGRNTSSNSVCLKSTTLAEANWIKRTKGNAILSKENAELKSQISRLEVILSKKDLELCKVKEELGEATQILAKMNSSSSKLDSLLMIGQNDKAGLGYPNSLFEIGESSNTERKPTVFVKGSVETSNATQTEEGAPSKRQISTKKSKSRKRHFICHYCFRSGHIKPYCFKLRDDYKRWESEQVLSQVLYNTRRNTANRKPTVKRVWVPKAKILCSVIYTSLKTNIAGIWYFDSGCSCHMRGSKDHLIDYVELRSVHVTYGGGAKGRIAGKGTLNVDGLPNLHNVLYVEGLNSNLISTRSGDNCYHLGEDLVCNHSKVSELNLWHQKLGHANLKTLKNLGKYDAVRGIPNLSSGISYVCGACQKDVAPGVVTPETTPELAESNKEPGEYTENDDGVTDEGIDIPIKIQKNHPSSQIIGETFEGMQTRRKEKVDYRKMIGLVCMTSVYSQVSHSCFVSLIEPKNVNEALKDEFWVNAMHEELEQFVRNDVWDLTFAPVARIESVRLLLAIACHMDIKLYQMDVKSAFLNGIFKEEAYVSQPKGFEDPHHPNHVYKLKKALYGLKQAPRAWYGKLTEYLLDLSFKRGEVDKTLFIKKSKHDILVCQIYVDDIIFGASSQKHVTDFVNCMSTTFEMSMYAKNVVKKFAAENTKHLKTPMGSTEKLSKDDVATGVDNTQYRSIIGSLLYLSASRPDIMISVCLCARYQADPKVTHLKAVKRILRYISGTVDFGLWYTKETNTNLVGFSDADWARNLDDRKSTTGGCFYLGNNLVSWYSRKQNCVSFSTAESEYVAAASCCSQLLWMNQMINDYGFSSDTLIMAGFDRHDIRNEMAARLGEKSPSAETNVEGMAMVSVPEEPVPLEIIAPGEPGNAIDIENPPDFEAVNRAFPPVPMRRTTKRQAGFDPDFVPTKKPRASTVPFILDPDFSSGDDSNDEDFELVARPKPTATATISGSSSGVQKQHPVMDSQDASEERVPDEAENDEQSLAEFLAQLKEDKAAKK; this is translated from the exons ATGGAAGTATCAACAAATACTGTTTTTAGGCCTCCCGTGTTGGATGGATCAAACTATGCATTGTGGAAAGTAAAGATGAGGGTTTTTATTAAATCCATTGAAGAAAGAGCTTGGCAACGTGTACTTGATGGTTGGAGTCCACCAAAACTTGAGGATGCTGATGGAGACACACGGCTCAAACCTGAAA ATGCTTGGGAGATACTCCAGAAGCACTGTGAAGGAACTGCAAGTGTGCGTAAAACTAGGCTAAGGATGGTGACATCAAAGTTCGAAAGTTTGAGAATGGAGGACAATGAGTCTATTCTTGAGTATGACTGCCGGTTGAGACAACTCTCAAATGAATCACATGGCCTAGGAGATCCCATACCAAATGAAAGATTGGTGAACAAGGTTCTAAGATCTCTTCCTGAGAGATTCAATGTCAAAATTTGCGCTATTGAAGAATCTAAAGACACTTCAACGATCAACTTGGATGAACTAATGAGTTCTCTAAAGACACTTCAACGATCAAAGGTCAGAACTTTTGAGATGAATCTTGATCTACAAAGGAAGGATAATGGGAAGACAATAGCCTTTGAAGCCTCAACCGAATCTTATGATGAAATCCTTCAAATATCTAAAGAGGTGGATAAGTCTGATTTAGGTGAAGAGTCGATCTCTCTGTTTACTAAGAAATTTGGTGATTACTTGAAGACTAtgagagaaaagaagaaaattgGACAAAAATCTGAGCTGCCCAATAATACCACTTTTGCAAAAGCTCAAAAGTTAACTCCTATGAAAGGACAGTTTCGACCAAAAACCGAAGTGCAAATCCAATCTAATGTCAGAAACCTGGACTCAGTGCAATGTAGAGAATGTTCGGGATATGGACACTATGCCAATGAGTGTGCCAATCGACTTAGGAAAAACAAAGGCATGACTGTCACCCTGAGTGATGAAGAGTCTGATGATGATCAAGGATTAAGTGAATCTGAAAATCACACATCGTTATCTTCTGTGATCAAGGAAAAACGCTCAATGCAAATCAATCCTTTGGTTGTTGCCACAGGTGTTGCAATACCTGGCCGCAACACCTCTTCAAATTCAGTATGTCTCAAATCTACAACCCTTGCGGAGGCAA ACTGGATCAAAAGAACTAAAGGAAATGCAATTCTCTCCAAAGAGAATGCTGAGCTAAAGTCACAAATTTCACGACTTGAAGTAATCTTAAGCAAGAAAGATTTGGAATTATGCAAAGTCAAAGAGGAACTTGGAGAAGCAACTCAGATTCTTGCCAAGATGAATTCAAGTTCATCCAAACTTGATTCACTTTTGATGATTGGACAGAATGACAAAGCTGGACTTGGTTATCCGAACAGTCTGTTTGAAATTGGAGAATCTTCCAATACTGAGAGAAAACCAACTGTTTTTGTCAAAGGCAGTGTTGAAACTTCGAATGCTACACAAACTGAAGAAGGTGCTCCATCTAAAAGGCAAATATCTACCAAGAAGTCCAAATCCAGAAAACGCCACTTTATCTGCCACTATTGTTTTAGATCTGGTCATATCAAACCCTACTGCTTTAAACTAAGAGATGATTACAAAAGATGGGAATCAGAACAGGTGTTGTCCCAGGTGTTGTATAACACCCGGCGCAACACTGCCAACAGAAAACCGACGGTAAAAAGGGTTTGGGTACCAAAGGCTAAGATTCTATGTTCCGTTATTTATACTTCATTAAAGACTAACATTGCAGGAATATGGTACTTTGACAGTGGCTGTTCGTGCCACATGAGAGGTTCTAAAGACCATTTGATTGACTATGTTGAACTGAGGAGTGTTCATGTGACGTATGGTGGTGGTGCTAAAGGAAGAATTGCTGGCAAAGGAACTTTGAATGTTGATGGACTGCCTAATCTACACAATGTGCTTTATGTCGAAGGgcttaactcaaacttaataa GTACAAGGTCTGGTGATAATTGCTATCATCTTGGAGAAGACTTAGTAtgcaatcattcaaaggtgAGTGAATTAAACTTGTGGCATCAAAAATTGGGACATGCAAACTTGAAGACATTAAAGAATCTTGGTAAGTACGATGCTGTGAGAGGTATACCTAATTTATCCTCTGGAATTTCGTATGTTTGTGGTGCATGTCAAAAAG ATGTTGCACCCGGTGTTGTAACACCTGAGACAACACCTGAACTGGCAGAATCAAATAAAGAGCCAGGAGAGTATACTGAAAATGATGATGGTGTAACCGATGAAGGGATTGACATTCCCATcaagattcagaaaaatcatccttCATCCCAGATCATTGGAGAGACATTTGAAGGAATGCAAactagaagaaaggagaaagtAGATTATCGAAAAATGATTGGTCTAGTATGCATGACGTCTGTCTACTCTCAGGTAAGccattcttgttttgtttccctaattgaacccaaaaatgttAATGAAGCTTTAAAAGATGAATTCTGGGTCAATGCTATGCATGAGgaacttgaacaatttgttaGGAATGATGTGTGGGATTTG ACATTTGCCCCTGTTGCTCGAATTGAATCAGTCCGACTGTTACTTGCTATTGCTTGTCACATGGacataaaattatatcaaatggatgtgaaaagtgcatttttgAATGGCATTTTCAAAGAAGAAGCGTATGTAAGCCAACCTAAAGGATTTGAAGATCCACACCACCCGAACCATGTCTACAAGTTGAAGAAGGCACTGTATGGGCTTAAGCAGGCTCCACGGGCATGGTATGGTAAGCTTACGGAATATCTGCTTGACTTGagcttcaaacgaggtgaggttgataaaaccctttttattaaaaagtcaaAGCATGATATACTTGTATGTcaaatttatgtggatgacataaTTTTTGGTGCTTCTTCTCAAAAGCATGTTACTGATTTTGTTAATTGTATGTCTAccacatttgaaatgagcatg TATGCCAAGAATGTCGTAAAGAAATTTGCTGCCGAGAACACTAAACACTTGAAAACTCCAATGGGGTCGACTGAAAAATTGTCCAAAGACGATGTTGCCaccggtgttgacaacacccagtATCGCAGCATCATAGGCAGTCTCCTTTACTTGAGTGCGAGTCGTCCCGACATTATGAttagtgtatgtttgtgtgCCAGGTACCAGGCTGATCCTAAAGTCACTCATTTGAAAGCTGTTAAAAGAATTTTGCGATATATATCTGGAACAGTTGACTTTGGCTTGTGGTACACAAAAGAAACAAACACCAATTTAGTGGGCTTTAGTGATGCTGACTGGGCTAGAAACTTAGATGATAGGAAAAGTACCACTGGTGGATGCTTTTATCTTGGTAACAATTTGGTGTCATGGTATAGCAGAAAGCAAAATTGTGTGTCTTTTTCCACTGCTGAATCCGAATATGTTGCGGCTGCCAGTTGTTGTTCACAACTTTtatggatgaatcaaatgattaacGATTATGGATTCAGCAGTGACACCTTAATT ATGGCTGGCTTCGATCGTCACGACATCAGAAATGAAATGGCTGCGAGGTTGGGGGAAAAATCACCCTCAGCCGAAACCAATGTGGAAGGGATGGCAATGGTCAGTGTACCAGAAGAACCAGTGCCGCTGGAAATTATTGCTCCTGGTGAACCCGGGAATGCAATCGACATTGAAAATCCACCAGATTTTGAGGCCGTGAATAGAGCTTTTCCCCCTGTCCCTATGCGTCGTACGACAAAGAGACAAGCAGGGTTTGACCCTGACTTTGTCCCTACAAAGAAACCAAGGGCATCTACCGTCCCATTCATTCTGGACCCTGACTTCTCATCAGGAGACGACTCCAATGATGAGGACTTTGAATTGGTGGCTCGCCCGAAACCAACTGCTACAGCAACGATAAGTGGCTCGTCTTCTGGTGTCCAAAAGCAACACCCAGTCATGGATAGTCAAGATGCTTCTGAAGAAAGGGTTCCTGATGAGGCTGAAAACGATGAGCAATCACTGGCCGAGTTTCTTGCACAGCTTAAAGAAGATAAGGCGGCCAAGAAATAA
- the LOC140829784 gene encoding protein SENSITIVE TO PROTON RHIZOTOXICITY 2: MLISGTTSIYGVSEEIIPTDLEANSATQPTNSSSFFYNLSLLSDKVQQVQSLSSIFLIPANNPQAEATAVAIPALGTLIQEILITASSMMFACQQMSIGSMSSNGQADDLTDGNRVADDQVHGLYYSDHHGGMMDQWCGENFNNCNSNNIDVSGTVDVSLSNEVCGRNLAQKREMTQGSKGVGIKNCDIIELEAAGLLAKYTHYCHVCGKGFKRDANLRMHMRAHGEEYKSSAALCNPMKNHAGASGVNNDCTSSSVRLPKKYSCPQEGCRWNKNHTKFQPLKSLICVKNHYKRSHCPKMYVCKRCHKKNFSVLSDLRTHEKHCGDLKWQCSCGTTFSRKDKLMGHVALFVGHTPAVNSLTKINGLEARS, translated from the coding sequence ATGTTGATTTCAGGGACCACTTCAATATATGGCGTCTCAGAAGAGATTATTCCTACAGATCTTGAAGCGAATTCAGCGACTCAACCTACAAACTCTTCGTCTTTCTTTTACAATCTGTCGCTGCTTAGTGACAAAGTCCAACAGGTTCAGTCCCTATCCAGCATATTCTTGATCCCGGCTAACAATCCGCAGGCCGAGGCAACTGCTGTCGCTATACCGGCGTTGGGAACCTTGATCCAAGAGATCCTCATCACCGCATCTTCTATGATGTTTGCTTGTCAGCAGATGTCCATCGGCTCGATGTCTTCTAATGGTCAAGCCGACGACCTAACGGATGGTAACCGTGTGGCCGATGATCAGGTGCATGGCTTGTATTATTCGGATCATCACGGCGGGATGATGGACCAGTGGTGCGGTGAGAATTTTAATAACTGCAACTCTAATAATATTGATGTTAGTGGTACTGTTGATGTTAGTCTTAGTAACGAAGTTTGTGGGAGAAATTTGGCCCAAAAGAGGGAGATGACTCAAGGGTCAAAGGGGGTTGGCATCAAGAACTGCGATATTATTGAGTTGGAAGCTGCTGGATTATTAGCAAAATATACACATTACTGCCATGTATGCGGCAAAGGGTTCAAGCGCGACGCGAATCTGCGCATGCACATGCGAGCACACGGGGAGGAGTATAAATCCAGCGCCGCCTTGTGCAACCCCATGAAGAATCATGCGGGCGCAAGTGGAGTGAACAACGATTGTACTAGCAGCAGCGTGAGGTTGCCCAAGAAATACTCGTGCCCGCAAGAAGGCTGCCGGTGGAACAAGAATCATACCAAGTTCCAGCCTTTGAAATCACTGATCTGTGTCAAGAATCACTACAAGAGGAGCCACTGCCCGAAAATGTACGTGTGCAAGAGGTGCCACAAGAAGAACTTCTCGGTTTTATCGGATTTGAGGACCCATGAGAAGCACTGCGGGGACCTCAAGTGGCAGTGCTCGTGCGGCACCACGTTTTCTCGCAAGGATAAGCTCATGGGTCACGTAGCTTTGTTCGTCGGCCACACACCGGCTGTTAATTCGTTGACCAAGATTAATGGGCTAGAGGCTAGATCATAA